The Chroogloeocystis siderophila 5.2 s.c.1 genome includes a region encoding these proteins:
- a CDS encoding PAS domain S-box protein translates to MKESSAPPHYLQQHLAKIPLGILLSVPFLLQILGFTRSIHYFSAHSEPQAIDVVQYHTYQLDDSSSTTPAASREILSVISNSLEKLQNREFDSQHWQYGFSSIKFERVDVTTHFGNNAQNSDIASQLDKRFVYSFTDRNSHTQLKVAIATHSIKSLDLANEFVVKQSLSTSTDFLFALLLRMCVSTLGLARPEASIRASLIHVLIRTLLYRDKSDLDSVSVITPESEVRRISNQHLQILAGCCLTVILALATWLLTARRLLKPRRYFSREATTHNQSAQVVTPLDVTRLINALPQINRITLPLLEPRDDRLQNLTNTLPGIIYAAIIEPDGLMHFEYINQATETFYEISAQEFLAQPNRIILMQMHPEDRAGFLKQLAHQRQTLATFTYEWRSITPSGKLRWLRATAQPQKRKGTIYWHGMILDISNLKQREQALQASYAQLDDILNSAGVAIAQLRFYPDRTVDADYRTAGCTAVTGYIPEELTAQLWASRIPSEDLQAISAQAFAAISQEQPVTVEYRFRRKDGSQCWIADILTSRWNETAGYWQVTAVGVDITDRKNVETALHQSEALNRAILKTLPDLIVRMHQDGTYLDVKPTTAFPILTSPNLIGSNIRDVLPPDAAQQRLAAAATALSTKQMQVYEFPLVVTGQWLWQEARVMPLTTDEVLIVIRDLTQRKQAEQALQENEQQFRQAFDDAPIGMALILITGEFRQVNRSLCEIVGYSEAELLALTIADITHPDDHQTDAEYRQQLLAGTLRCYEIEKRYVRKQGDIVQTLLNVSLVRDATQQPLHFIAQILDVSDRYEIARMKDEFVAIVSHELRTPLTAIRGSLGILATGVLDDEPSKVQDLLQIALNNSDRLMRLVDDILNLERLESGKIPLMLEACEVGDLIQQAIACTATIAEAANIKISTLFPTIQIKVASDAIVQTLTNLLSNAVKFSPSGSTVWLNAEVRDNDDTATSTPYILFSVKDQGRGIPADKIETIFRRFQQVDISDSRQKRGTGLGLAICKSIVQQHGGQIWVKSQQGIGSTFYFTLPIAQPE, encoded by the coding sequence ATGAAGGAATCGTCCGCTCCACCGCACTACTTGCAGCAACACCTCGCAAAAATTCCGCTAGGAATACTTTTGAGTGTACCATTCCTTCTTCAAATTTTAGGTTTTACCAGATCAATACACTATTTTTCGGCTCATAGCGAACCGCAAGCGATTGATGTAGTACAATATCATACTTATCAACTGGATGACTCGTCAAGTACAACGCCAGCAGCTAGTCGCGAGATTCTGAGTGTTATTAGCAATAGTCTGGAGAAGCTTCAAAACCGCGAGTTTGATTCGCAGCATTGGCAATACGGTTTTAGTTCTATCAAGTTTGAAAGAGTTGATGTAACGACTCACTTTGGCAACAACGCACAGAATTCAGACATTGCATCTCAACTCGATAAACGATTTGTCTACTCATTTACTGATCGCAACAGTCATACACAACTCAAAGTGGCGATCGCAACGCACTCGATAAAATCACTAGACTTAGCAAACGAATTCGTCGTCAAACAATCGCTGTCTACCTCGACCGATTTCCTGTTCGCGCTCTTATTGCGAATGTGCGTTAGTACACTTGGTTTAGCAAGACCCGAAGCAAGTATCAGAGCATCTTTGATTCATGTTTTGATCCGCACTCTTCTTTACCGAGATAAATCCGATTTGGATAGCGTAAGCGTCATTACGCCTGAATCGGAAGTGAGGAGAATCAGTAACCAACATCTGCAAATCTTAGCAGGTTGTTGTCTTACCGTCATCCTTGCATTAGCAACATGGCTGCTTACAGCCCGCAGGCTGCTCAAACCAAGGCGGTACTTCTCAAGAGAAGCAACTACACACAACCAGTCTGCGCAAGTTGTCACACCACTTGATGTCACGCGATTAATTAATGCTTTGCCACAGATCAATCGCATAACGCTTCCACTCCTAGAACCCCGCGATGATCGCCTGCAAAATTTAACAAATACATTACCAGGAATTATTTACGCGGCAATTATTGAACCGGACGGCTTGATGCACTTTGAATACATCAATCAAGCCACAGAAACTTTTTATGAAATCAGTGCGCAAGAATTTTTGGCGCAACCAAACCGAATTATTTTGATGCAGATGCATCCAGAAGATCGTGCTGGATTTCTCAAACAGTTGGCGCACCAGCGTCAAACGCTAGCAACTTTTACGTATGAGTGGCGTAGTATTACACCTTCTGGTAAGCTCAGGTGGTTGCGTGCCACAGCACAACCCCAAAAACGGAAAGGTACTATCTACTGGCACGGCATGATCCTGGATATTAGCAATCTCAAGCAACGCGAACAAGCTCTGCAAGCATCTTACGCGCAACTTGATGATATTCTCAATTCTGCCGGAGTTGCCATTGCGCAATTGCGCTTTTACCCTGATCGAACGGTTGATGCTGACTATCGCACGGCTGGTTGTACCGCTGTCACTGGCTACATCCCAGAAGAACTAACTGCACAATTATGGGCATCGCGAATTCCCTCAGAAGATTTGCAAGCTATCTCAGCACAAGCATTTGCAGCTATCAGTCAAGAACAGCCAGTTACCGTTGAGTATCGCTTTCGGCGTAAAGATGGTTCACAATGTTGGATCGCAGATATCTTAACTTCACGCTGGAATGAAACCGCAGGTTACTGGCAAGTCACTGCGGTAGGAGTTGATATTACCGATCGCAAAAACGTCGAGACAGCTTTACATCAAAGTGAAGCACTCAATCGCGCAATTCTGAAGACATTGCCAGATTTGATCGTGCGGATGCATCAAGATGGTACATATCTCGATGTCAAGCCAACTACCGCATTTCCGATTTTGACCTCACCGAACTTGATTGGCTCAAATATTCGTGATGTGCTACCGCCAGACGCGGCACAACAAAGACTCGCAGCAGCAGCTACCGCCTTGTCTACAAAGCAAATGCAGGTTTACGAGTTTCCGCTTGTCGTTACGGGACAATGGCTTTGGCAAGAAGCCAGAGTTATGCCGCTGACTACCGATGAAGTATTGATTGTCATTCGCGATCTTACGCAACGCAAACAAGCTGAACAAGCACTACAAGAAAACGAACAACAGTTTCGCCAAGCTTTTGACGATGCACCAATCGGGATGGCATTGATTTTAATCACTGGTGAGTTTCGCCAGGTTAATCGTTCGCTGTGTGAAATTGTCGGCTATTCTGAAGCTGAATTACTCGCGCTGACGATTGCAGACATTACGCATCCTGACGATCACCAAACCGATGCAGAGTATAGACAACAGCTATTAGCAGGTACGCTGCGCTGCTACGAAATCGAAAAAAGGTACGTGCGCAAGCAGGGCGATATTGTCCAGACACTATTAAACGTATCGCTTGTGAGAGATGCCACGCAACAACCGCTGCATTTTATTGCTCAAATCCTCGACGTGAGCGATCGCTACGAAATTGCACGAATGAAAGATGAATTTGTTGCGATTGTCAGTCACGAACTACGCACGCCACTTACGGCAATTCGCGGTTCTTTAGGGATTTTAGCAACGGGTGTTTTAGATGACGAACCGAGCAAAGTTCAAGATCTGCTACAAATTGCGCTCAACAATAGCGATCGCCTGATGCGGCTAGTCGATGATATTCTCAATTTAGAACGGTTAGAATCGGGCAAAATCCCACTAATGCTCGAAGCGTGTGAAGTTGGCGATCTTATTCAACAAGCGATCGCCTGTACCGCAACGATCGCCGAGGCAGCAAATATCAAAATTTCGACACTGTTCCCAACAATTCAAATCAAGGTAGCCAGCGATGCGATCGTCCAGACCTTGACAAATTTGCTAAGTAATGCGGTCAAGTTCTCGCCGTCAGGGAGTACGGTGTGGTTAAATGCCGAAGTACGCGACAACGACGACACAGCCACATCTACACCTTATATCCTCTTTAGCGTGAAAGACCAAGGACGCGGTATTCCTGCTGATAAAATTGAAACCATTTTCCGACGATTTCAGCAGGTAGATATTTCGGATTCTCGTCAAAAAAGAGGTACTGGGTTGGGGTTAGCAATCTGCAAAAGCATTGTTCAGCAACACGGCGGGCAGATTTGGGTAAAAAGTCAGCAAGGTATTGGCAGTACGTTTTATTTCACACTTCCGATTGCGCAGCCAGAATGA
- a CDS encoding response regulator has protein sequence MKVLLVEDDPSISECFATTLTAHRYTVDIAADGQLGFDLALQGEYDIILLDVILPKLNGLTVCQQLRQQECQTPILMLTAKDTNEDVIAGLNAGADDYITKPCDAEHLLARVRALLRRQGSTTFVPILTWGDLHLDPTLIQVTYRQQIVVLSPKEYSLLELLLRYPQRIFSRSSIINHLWSIDDSPTDAAVTNLIKDLRRKLKSAGMQEELIETVYRLGYRLRTPPKKEIQAKVDTREHEQQVLLEQVTQNFRASLQQRIDVLEAAVRSPVDRLSPLQYQQIQAEAHRLAGGLGTFGYTKGSDLARAIEHLLIAGDWEANRQREFSQLLTQLKQEIANPPIAALATATPLILAIADDDSLIQQLQQTAPHRGWRVEFIYNRADVLSRIEDVPHVIFMSLHYAVPDRGLMLLQELKMQFPTVPIVILTTQDSLDSRVAVARLGVSRYIVQPVTTNEIFDAIAQVSPQTSPTDAKVLIVDDDPFALQTLTTLLQPWGLQITVLSQPEHFWQVLTSTVPDVLLLDLEMPTYNGLELCRVVRQDANYSDIPILVVTAHTDITSIQQVFAAGADDFIAKPIAGPELVTRTLARIERSRIQRQLLQYQQQGQTHQKATIDTLTQAANRPYFEEFLYREWQRLARAQAPISMILYDIDHFKAYNDMHGYPAGDACLQQVTQIVRNCIRLDRDLIARCGGDEFAIVLAETSLEQALQVAQRIQSAIAQGQIPHHAHQYITISLGISGTIPQNNTFPQNLIAIATQALYAAKARGRNTYCLYPL, from the coding sequence ATGAAAGTTCTTTTAGTTGAAGACGATCCATCGATTAGCGAGTGTTTCGCTACTACCTTAACTGCGCATCGGTATACTGTCGATATCGCCGCCGACGGTCAACTGGGATTTGATCTTGCACTTCAAGGAGAGTATGACATCATTTTGCTCGATGTCATCCTGCCGAAGCTCAATGGTTTGACTGTTTGCCAACAACTACGTCAACAAGAATGCCAAACTCCAATCTTGATGTTGACCGCAAAAGACACAAACGAAGATGTCATTGCTGGACTTAATGCTGGTGCTGATGACTATATTACAAAACCCTGCGATGCCGAGCATTTGTTAGCGCGAGTTCGCGCGCTGCTACGTCGTCAGGGAAGTACAACGTTTGTGCCAATTCTTACATGGGGCGATTTGCATCTCGATCCTACACTGATTCAAGTAACTTATCGGCAACAAATCGTTGTCCTCAGTCCCAAAGAATACAGCCTACTAGAGTTGTTGTTACGCTATCCGCAGCGCATTTTTAGCCGTAGCAGTATTATCAATCATCTGTGGTCAATTGACGACTCGCCTACAGATGCCGCAGTGACGAACTTGATCAAAGATCTGCGACGAAAACTAAAATCAGCAGGAATGCAAGAAGAATTGATCGAAACGGTGTATCGTTTGGGATATCGATTAAGGACACCACCTAAAAAAGAGATACAAGCAAAAGTAGATACACGCGAACACGAACAACAAGTTCTTCTCGAACAGGTGACGCAGAATTTTCGGGCTTCGTTGCAACAACGAATTGATGTTTTGGAAGCAGCGGTGCGATCGCCAGTTGACCGCCTCAGCCCACTGCAATATCAACAAATTCAGGCAGAAGCCCATCGCTTAGCTGGTGGATTAGGAACATTTGGCTATACTAAAGGTTCAGATTTGGCCCGCGCAATCGAACATTTATTGATCGCGGGTGATTGGGAAGCAAACCGACAGCGAGAGTTTTCTCAGCTTTTAACTCAACTCAAGCAAGAAATTGCGAATCCACCGATCGCCGCCCTCGCAACAGCCACACCTTTAATCTTAGCGATCGCCGACGATGATTCCTTAATACAACAATTACAGCAAACTGCACCGCATCGCGGCTGGCGTGTTGAATTTATCTACAATCGCGCAGATGTGTTGTCTCGCATAGAAGATGTCCCCCACGTCATTTTTATGAGTCTCCATTATGCGGTACCGGATCGCGGGTTAATGCTGCTGCAAGAATTAAAAATGCAGTTTCCCACCGTACCAATCGTTATTCTGACAACGCAAGACAGTTTAGATAGCCGAGTCGCGGTAGCGCGCTTAGGAGTCAGTCGGTATATTGTGCAACCTGTAACAACCAACGAGATTTTTGATGCGATCGCGCAAGTTTCGCCGCAAACATCACCCACCGATGCTAAAGTCTTGATTGTCGATGATGATCCCTTCGCATTGCAGACATTGACCACGCTGTTGCAACCGTGGGGATTGCAAATTACCGTACTGAGTCAACCCGAACATTTTTGGCAAGTTCTGACTTCTACGGTTCCCGACGTGCTGCTGTTGGATCTTGAAATGCCTACGTATAATGGACTTGAACTGTGCCGCGTCGTGCGACAAGATGCTAACTACAGCGATATCCCGATTTTAGTCGTGACCGCACATACTGATATTACCTCGATTCAACAAGTTTTTGCCGCAGGAGCCGATGACTTTATTGCCAAACCGATCGCAGGTCCTGAACTTGTCACGCGCACGCTTGCGCGTATCGAGCGATCGCGCATTCAGCGACAACTGCTACAGTACCAACAACAAGGGCAAACTCACCAGAAAGCTACTATTGATACATTGACGCAAGCCGCAAATCGTCCTTATTTTGAAGAATTTCTCTACCGTGAATGGCAACGCCTAGCACGTGCACAAGCTCCAATTAGTATGATTTTGTACGATATCGATCATTTCAAAGCTTACAACGATATGCATGGATATCCAGCAGGCGATGCTTGTTTGCAACAAGTTACTCAAATTGTGCGCAACTGCATTCGCCTCGACCGCGACCTCATAGCGCGTTGTGGGGGCGATGAATTTGCAATTGTTCTAGCAGAGACGAGTCTCGAACAAGCCTTACAAGTTGCCCAACGCATTCAAAGCGCGATCGCTCAAGGACAAATTCCCCATCACGCGCATCAATATATTACGATTAGCCTCGGCATTAGTGGGACAATTCCCCAAAATAATACCTTTCCTCAAAATTTAATTGCAATTGCGACTCAAGCACTTTATGCTGCAAAGGCAAGGGGTCGCAATACATATTGTTTATATCCACTATGA
- the mnmH gene encoding tRNA 2-selenouridine(34) synthase MnmH → MPSTPVYTQQPWLETYSEIIDVRSEGEFAEDHIPGAINLPVLNNEERAEVGTIYKQVSPFTARKVGAALVYKNLSRHLREHFADKEKDYRPLVYCWRGGQRSNSMAWVLGQIGWRVTVIEGGYKTYRAYVREQLAKLPLDFTYQVLCGKTGSGKTYILRQMQQRGAQVLDLENLANHRGSLLGEEWHDKPLAQPSQKYFESLLLQQIQSFDSRFPVWVESESNKIGQVYVPKSLWLQMKQASCVEIHVPTAARVEFLLQQYPHLIEHPDVLQTKLGYLKVRYGKKKISQWYQAIAQQAWGDLFQDLLESHYDPTYTHSMQRDFHNVKHEFSLPDLSDTSIAKLLNALMTESVALSSKK, encoded by the coding sequence ATGCCATCTACTCCTGTCTACACTCAGCAGCCGTGGTTAGAAACTTATAGTGAAATTATTGATGTCCGTTCCGAGGGAGAATTCGCAGAAGATCATATTCCTGGAGCAATTAATTTACCAGTATTAAATAATGAAGAACGCGCCGAAGTTGGTACGATATACAAACAAGTATCCCCATTTACCGCGCGTAAAGTAGGTGCAGCACTCGTTTACAAAAACCTATCCCGACATCTGCGCGAACACTTTGCCGATAAAGAAAAAGATTATCGCCCTTTAGTGTACTGCTGGCGGGGTGGACAGCGTTCTAATAGCATGGCGTGGGTACTCGGACAAATTGGGTGGCGTGTAACTGTAATTGAAGGCGGTTACAAAACTTACCGCGCTTATGTCCGCGAACAATTGGCGAAATTACCGCTTGATTTCACTTATCAAGTTCTCTGTGGTAAGACTGGTAGCGGCAAAACTTATATCTTGCGACAGATGCAGCAGCGTGGCGCGCAAGTTTTAGATTTAGAAAATTTGGCGAATCATCGCGGTTCACTGTTAGGTGAAGAATGGCACGATAAGCCGCTAGCGCAACCATCGCAAAAGTATTTTGAATCGCTTTTATTGCAACAAATCCAAAGTTTCGATTCGCGTTTCCCCGTGTGGGTAGAATCAGAAAGCAATAAAATTGGACAAGTTTATGTGCCAAAATCACTGTGGTTGCAGATGAAACAAGCAAGCTGTGTGGAAATTCACGTCCCAACCGCAGCACGAGTCGAGTTTCTTTTACAGCAATATCCCCATCTCATTGAACATCCTGATGTCTTGCAAACTAAGCTTGGGTATTTGAAAGTACGCTACGGCAAGAAGAAAATATCACAGTGGTATCAGGCGATCGCACAACAAGCATGGGGGGATCTTTTTCAAGATTTGTTAGAGTCGCACTACGACCCGACATACACGCATTCGATGCAGCGCGATTTTCACAATGTCAAACACGAGTTCTCGCTTCCCGATTTGTCGGATACGAGTATTGCAAAACTACTCAATGCTTTAATGACCGAGAGTGTAGCGCTTAGCTCAAAAAAATAA
- a CDS encoding UbiD family decarboxylase, with protein sequence MARDLRGFIKLLEQRGQLRRITTKVDPDLEIAEISNRMLQQGGPGLLFENVKGAAYPVAINLMGTVERICWAMNMETPQELETLGKKLGMLQQPKPPKKIGQAVEFGKLLFDVVKAKPGRDFFPACQQVVFQGDDLDLNTLPLIRPYPGDAGKIITLGLVITKDCETGTPNVGVYRLQLQSKNTMTVHWLSVRGGARHLRKAAERGKKLEVAIALGVDPLIIMAAATPIPVDLSEWLFAGLYGGSGVQLAKCKTVDLEVPADSEFVLEGTITPGEVLPDGPFGDHMGYYGGVEDSPLIRFQCMTHRKDPIYLTTFSGRPPKEEAMMAIALNRIYTPILRQQVSEIVDFFLPMEALSYKAAIISIDKAYPGQARRAALAFWSALPQFTYTKFVIVVDKDINIRDPRQVVWAISSKVDPTRDVFILPNTPFDSLDFASEKIGLGGRMGIDATTKIPPETEHEWGAVLESDPDVAAMVERRWAEYGLENLNLQDVDPNLFGYDMR encoded by the coding sequence ATGGCACGAGACTTACGCGGATTCATCAAACTCCTCGAACAACGCGGACAACTGCGACGCATCACTACCAAAGTTGACCCAGATTTAGAAATCGCTGAAATTTCTAATCGAATGTTACAGCAAGGTGGTCCTGGCTTACTCTTTGAAAACGTCAAAGGTGCAGCTTATCCCGTCGCCATTAATCTCATGGGAACTGTAGAACGTATCTGCTGGGCGATGAATATGGAAACCCCCCAAGAATTAGAAACCTTGGGGAAAAAACTTGGTATGCTACAACAGCCCAAACCACCCAAGAAAATTGGACAAGCCGTAGAATTTGGCAAATTGCTATTCGATGTCGTCAAAGCCAAACCAGGGCGCGACTTTTTCCCTGCGTGTCAGCAAGTTGTGTTTCAAGGCGATGACTTAGATTTGAATACACTACCGTTGATTCGTCCTTATCCAGGTGATGCGGGTAAAATCATCACGCTTGGGCTAGTCATTACCAAAGATTGTGAAACAGGAACCCCGAACGTTGGAGTTTACCGCCTGCAATTGCAATCAAAAAATACTATGACCGTTCACTGGTTATCTGTGCGCGGTGGGGCGAGACATCTCCGTAAAGCCGCTGAACGCGGGAAAAAATTGGAAGTTGCGATCGCGCTTGGTGTCGATCCGCTCATTATTATGGCAGCCGCGACACCCATTCCCGTCGATTTATCTGAATGGCTATTTGCAGGGCTTTACGGCGGTTCGGGAGTACAGCTAGCCAAGTGTAAAACCGTTGATTTAGAAGTCCCCGCCGACTCGGAATTTGTCTTAGAAGGAACGATTACACCAGGGGAAGTATTACCCGATGGACCTTTTGGCGATCATATGGGTTACTACGGTGGTGTAGAAGATTCACCACTGATTCGTTTTCAGTGCATGACACATCGTAAAGACCCGATTTATTTAACAACATTTAGCGGTCGTCCACCCAAAGAAGAAGCCATGATGGCGATCGCCCTCAACCGCATCTATACGCCAATACTCCGTCAACAAGTTTCAGAGATCGTCGATTTCTTCTTACCAATGGAAGCCTTGAGTTACAAAGCGGCGATTATTTCCATTGATAAAGCTTATCCTGGACAAGCAAGAAGGGCAGCATTAGCATTTTGGAGTGCGTTACCACAGTTCACTTACACTAAGTTTGTGATTGTTGTCGATAAAGATATTAATATCCGCGATCCTCGCCAAGTTGTTTGGGCAATTAGTTCTAAAGTTGACCCGACTAGAGATGTGTTTATCTTACCTAATACACCGTTTGATTCATTAGATTTTGCTAGTGAAAAAATTGGTTTAGGCGGGCGTATGGGAATCGATGCAACGACCAAAATCCCGCCAGAAACCGAACACGAGTGGGGTGCAGTATTAGAGTCCGATCCTGATGTTGCTGCGATGGTAGAAAGGCGTTGGGCAGAATATGGTTTAGAAAATCTAAATCTGCAAGACGTTGACCCGAATTTGTTTGGTTACGATATGCGTTAA
- a CDS encoding gluconokinase: MTQTYFLGVDVGTTSTKAIVFSASGAIKGMGNRGYKIIVPKPTWAEQDPEAIFSAVIGAVRDAVDAAEISKSAIAALGFSAATHSLIAVDAKNYPLTNAMIWADNRSIHQTEYLKQQDIKHDLYLRTGSPIHPVSVVTKLMWMREVNPDVFEKAAKFISIKEYIFYQLFERYIIDYSIASATGLLNLKQLDWDTEALELAGIRSEQLSELVSPTHVLRGMKTRHAEVMRIAADTPVVIGANDGVLANLGVGAIARGEVAITIGTSGAVRTVVDTPLTDEKERTFCYALTAKHWVIGGPTNNGGIVLRWFRDNFCAPEVAKAKHLGVDPYDLMIASAMEVSPGAEGLLCLPYLSGERAPHWNAKTRGLFFGVGLHHGRSHFVRAIMEGILFNVYSVNVALQELTGDIKEIRASGGFARSTLWRQMMADLFGIEVLMPEVYEGSGFGAAVLAMYSVGAIADLTDVQKLIRITYRHKPNSHLVSSYHALFSLYERLYRNLENEFNAIADYQSQAVKRN; the protein is encoded by the coding sequence ATGACTCAAACTTACTTTCTTGGTGTTGATGTTGGCACCACGAGTACAAAGGCGATTGTTTTTTCAGCCTCAGGTGCAATTAAAGGTATGGGGAATCGGGGATATAAAATTATTGTCCCCAAACCTACCTGGGCAGAACAAGACCCTGAAGCAATTTTTTCGGCAGTCATCGGTGCGGTGCGCGATGCAGTAGATGCGGCAGAAATTTCAAAATCGGCGATCGCTGCATTAGGATTTAGCGCAGCAACACACAGTTTAATTGCTGTTGATGCCAAAAATTATCCTTTAACGAATGCAATGATTTGGGCAGATAATCGCAGCATTCATCAAACAGAGTACTTAAAGCAACAAGACATTAAACACGATCTTTACTTGCGTACCGGAAGCCCAATTCATCCTGTTTCAGTGGTTACAAAGCTGATGTGGATGCGCGAAGTCAACCCAGATGTTTTTGAAAAAGCTGCTAAGTTTATCTCGATCAAAGAGTACATTTTTTATCAATTATTCGAGCGCTATATTATTGATTACTCGATTGCATCGGCGACAGGATTACTCAATTTAAAACAGCTTGATTGGGATACAGAAGCGCTTGAACTTGCAGGAATACGTTCTGAACAATTGAGCGAACTTGTTTCGCCAACGCACGTTTTGCGTGGTATGAAAACGCGTCATGCAGAAGTCATGCGAATTGCAGCGGATACACCCGTAGTTATTGGGGCAAATGATGGAGTTTTAGCAAACTTGGGAGTCGGGGCGATCGCGAGGGGTGAAGTTGCGATTACGATTGGTACGAGTGGTGCAGTGCGGACGGTTGTTGACACACCACTGACTGACGAGAAAGAAAGAACGTTTTGTTACGCTTTAACTGCAAAACACTGGGTTATCGGTGGACCCACAAATAATGGTGGAATTGTTTTACGGTGGTTTCGCGACAACTTTTGCGCGCCAGAAGTCGCAAAAGCAAAGCACTTGGGGGTAGATCCTTACGACTTGATGATTGCGTCGGCAATGGAAGTTTCTCCAGGCGCTGAAGGTTTGTTGTGTTTACCGTATTTATCAGGCGAACGCGCACCGCATTGGAATGCGAAAACACGTGGTTTATTTTTTGGTGTAGGGTTACATCACGGGCGATCGCATTTTGTCCGCGCGATTATGGAGGGGATTTTATTTAACGTTTACAGTGTTAATGTCGCTTTACAAGAACTCACCGGAGATATTAAAGAAATTCGCGCTTCGGGTGGTTTTGCGCGTTCGACTCTTTGGCGACAAATGATGGCAGATTTGTTCGGGATTGAGGTATTAATGCCAGAAGTTTATGAAGGAAGTGGATTTGGTGCAGCCGTATTAGCAATGTATAGTGTAGGTGCGATCGCCGATCTTACTGACGTGCAAAAATTAATTCGCATAACTTATCGTCATAAACCCAATTCGCATTTAGTCAGCAGCTATCACGCTCTGTTCTCATTATACGAACGCTTGTATCGAAATCTGGAAAATGAGTTTAATGCGATCGCAGATTATCAAAGCCAAGCAGTTAAGAGGAATTGA
- a CDS encoding gluconate:H+ symporter: MSPGILILIAMLGIGLLLFLVMGLRLQAFVALLLSSLFVAVAAGIPLNEIASTIQQGMGNTLGFIAIVVGLGTMFGEMLRVSGGAEQLANTLVRRFGQDRAQWALGLTGFLVAIPVFFDVGLIILIPLVYSLAQRTGKSLLYYAIPLTAGLAITHSYIPPTPGPVAVASLINADLGWVILFGAIAGLPAMIVGGVFFGKYIGGKIHVKVPEYMIIDAPEKEVAKDPPPFGMIVAIIAIPLLLILLNTVSGILLPEGNFVRNLLGFLGHPFTALLLAALASFYLLGTRRGYTPDEIQTIATKSLEPVGLIILVTGAGGVFGRVLVTSGVGDALAGIMAASNLPIILLAFLIATAVRVSQGSATVSMVTAAGIMAPAIEAGNYSAPMGGLITIAIASGATVLSHVNDSGFWLVSRYLGLSEKNTLRSWTVMETIIGLVGFLIVFLISFFV; the protein is encoded by the coding sequence ATGTCGCCTGGTATACTAATTTTAATTGCGATGCTCGGCATCGGCTTGCTGCTGTTTCTAGTAATGGGTTTAAGGCTACAAGCATTCGTAGCTTTGCTCTTGAGTAGTTTATTCGTTGCGGTTGCCGCAGGAATACCTTTAAACGAGATTGCCAGCACAATTCAACAAGGTATGGGGAACACCCTAGGCTTTATTGCAATTGTGGTTGGTTTGGGTACGATGTTTGGCGAGATGTTGCGCGTGTCTGGCGGCGCGGAACAATTAGCAAATACTTTAGTAAGACGCTTTGGACAAGATCGCGCGCAGTGGGCGTTAGGCTTGACAGGATTTTTAGTCGCAATTCCTGTCTTTTTTGATGTTGGTTTAATTATTCTGATTCCGCTAGTGTACAGTTTAGCGCAACGGACTGGAAAATCGTTGTTGTATTATGCCATTCCCTTAACCGCAGGGTTAGCAATTACTCACAGCTACATTCCACCAACGCCAGGTCCGGTTGCAGTTGCGTCATTAATTAATGCGGATTTGGGTTGGGTGATTTTGTTTGGTGCGATCGCTGGTTTACCAGCAATGATCGTCGGCGGTGTCTTCTTTGGTAAGTACATCGGCGGGAAAATCCACGTGAAAGTACCAGAATACATGATCATTGACGCACCAGAAAAGGAAGTGGCAAAAGACCCACCGCCGTTTGGTATGATTGTTGCCATTATTGCAATTCCACTGTTACTGATTTTGCTCAATACTGTTTCTGGAATTTTGTTGCCAGAAGGTAATTTTGTCCGTAATTTACTCGGATTTTTAGGACATCCATTTACCGCGTTACTTCTTGCGGCGCTTGCTTCGTTTTATTTATTAGGAACTCGACGCGGTTACACGCCAGACGAAATTCAAACTATCGCCACAAAATCGCTCGAACCAGTAGGATTGATTATTTTAGTTACAGGTGCGGGTGGTGTTTTTGGCAGAGTTTTGGTAACAAGTGGCGTTGGTGATGCGTTAGCCGGTATCATGGCGGCATCAAACTTACCGATTATTCTTCTTGCGTTCCTTATTGCGACTGCGGTACGAGTTTCGCAAGGTTCGGCAACAGTATCAATGGTAACAGCCGCAGGAATTATGGCACCCGCAATCGAAGCAGGGAATTATTCTGCACCAATGGGTGGATTAATTACAATTGCGATCGCCTCCGGTGCAACCGTACTTTCCCATGTTAACGATTCAGGTTTTTGGTTAGTCAGCCGTTATCTCGGATTATCTGAGAAAAACACACTACGTTCTTGGACAGTCATGGAAACCATTATTGGTTTAGTGGGCTTTTTGATAGTATTCCTGATCAGCTTCTTTGTGTAA